The DNA window TCCAACCACGACTACTCCCAGCGAGCCCGAGACGTGCTGCACCAGATAATAGGCCGAATTAATGCGAATCTCGTCGAACGTCAGTGCTTTTTAGGCCGCGACTCAGAAGATGTTTCTCCATGGGGTCTATATTTTGCTTATCGCATCTGTGGTATGCTCATGCGTCCTGGCGAGAAAGCACCGCACGGAGCTGATGTTCTAAAGAGCCTGCATGAGGCCTTCCAGACCATCTCTGTGCGATGGAATGTGGCGAGCGTTTACCTTGAGCTATTAGAGGCACAAAAGGCCATTCATTTGGCAGCCTGAATCTCGTTCAATGCGGATTACACTTAAACTCTGGACGGATAACAACTGAAGAAATTGAGGATAACGAAATGCTATCCCCCCTTTATTACTTTGAAGCTATCTTTATTGTAAGCTTGCCAAAATGCTTCTGATCCCACATATACTGATATGCTGCCGGAACATCTGCAAAGTCAAACACCTTTTCATCAATCACCGGTTTGATGTTGTTTGCGTCGATAAACGCGTTCATCTTCTGGAACTCCTGCTTGCTGCTGACCAAGACGCCACGAGCTATACAACCATAGTAAAGCACCTCCAACAACTTGGGCTCATTGCTATTTTCGCTAACAGCCATGAAGCCGACAAGACTGATGACGCCTTGGATtttgatggcgttgagagATTGGCGGAGCGTGCCTGGTCCTCCAACCTCGATGACATGATCTACGCCCGCGCCGTTGGCGATTCTTTTGGCTTCTGCTCCCCATTCTGGGACTTCTTTGTAGTTGATGACATAGTCTGCGCCGAGTTCCATTAGCCGGTCCATCTTTgcttggctggagctggtggcaATTACATGGGCTCCCATTGCTTTGGCAAACTGGTGAGTGTATTGTATGTTAGTATGGATTACGCCTAATGTTTTCCAGCTTGCCAATACTGACCTGAATGGCGAATACAGATACTCCGCCAGAGCCCTGAGTCAGCACCCATTGACCAGCTTCGAGACGCTTGCTTGGAAGGCCAACAAGAGAATCCCAGGCCGTTATGGCCGCAATAGTCAAAGTGCTGCCTTGTTGCAAATCCAGTGTGTCAGGAATCTTGACGAGTCCGCTCTCAGGGACTACTCCATATTCCTGTAGCACCCCGTCGAGTTTACCGCCGGTAGCGTTGCCGATATCTTCTGCCTTGAGGGTGCCTTCTTGCCATGTCTGCAAGTGAATGCCAGTGACTCGGTCTCCTGGCTCGAATAACCGCACCTGTGATCCGATCTTGACAACTTCACCGGCTGCGTCAGAACCTACAACAATACCGTCGAGAGCTCCGAGAGGATATGTGCCCTGAGGATCTATCAGTTG is part of the Trichoderma atroviride chromosome 1, complete sequence genome and encodes:
- a CDS encoding uncharacterized protein (EggNog:ENOG41) produces the protein MAATVNRQWRLNGFTGFDSLVLKENRIPEIGDSDVLVRWKYASLNYRDLVVSKGTYPLGALDGIVVGSDAAGEVVKIGSQVRLFEPGDRVTGIHLQTWQEGTLKAEDIGNATGGKLDGVLQEYGVVPESGLVKIPDTLDLQQGSTLTIAAITAWDSLVGLPSKRLEAGQWVLTQGSGGVSVFAIQFAKAMGAHVIATSSSQAKMDRLMELGADYVINYKEVPEWGAEAKRIANGAGVDHVIEVGGPGTLRQSLNAIKIQGVISLVGFMAVSENSNEPKLLEVLYYGCIARGVLVSSKQEFQKMNAFIDANNIKPVIDEKVFDFADVPAAYQYMWDQKHFGKLTIKIASK